Sequence from the Camarhynchus parvulus chromosome 1, STF_HiC, whole genome shotgun sequence genome:
ACAACGTCTGGGTGGGCCTCAGGCAGCCTGGGTGAGCTTCATGGTCCTTCCAGCCAAACCATTCTGACACTCTGTCTTAGAATATCTCCAATTGGAAAGAACCTACCATGATCATTGAAATCCAGCTCAGAATTTGGACTCCAAAGTCCAACTATAATTCCTCTTGCTCCAAAAGGCACAAATAAATCAAAGAGGTCAAGTTCTGTTACAGGAGCAGGATACTGGGGTTAATGCAGATTtggcagcagagcctcagcatcctctgagcagctccagcagagctcctggtggTGCAAGGACAGCCGAGCCcttgggcagggcaggacctgCAGGGTTGGCTGGTGGCAAACCCCTCTGCGTGGCTCTGCATTTGGAGCATCCAGCACCTCACTGACGccaggcagagcccagtgcGCAGAGGGCTGGGGCACGAGCTCACAGGAGCCgtgctgagcccctgcccaCGGCCAGCGGGGATGGAGCGCTGCTGGGGCTCcggcagccctgctctgcacgGCCGCGCTGcaaggggaaggagctgccccaCACAGGGACGGGATAGAGCTGCACGGGGGATAGAGCTCCGCAGCTCAGGGTAACCAGAGGCCCCTTCTCGGGTGCCCCACCCTGGCCAGCCCGTCCTGCCCCCGGCGGGACCCCGGCCGTGGCAGCCAATGGCCCCGCTGCAGGGGCCGGCCAGGGGCTGGCCCAGGCCATAAAACCCGGGCCAGGCTcggggctcagctcagctcagcgtgctcctgcagccaccatGGTGCACTGGTCAGCCGAGGAGAAGCAGCTCATCACCAGCGTGTGGGCCAAGGTCAGCGTGGAGGAATGCGGCGCCGAGGCCCTGGCCAGGTGGGTGCAGCTCCACGGGGACCCTGCGCTGCAGGGAAGCCCTGAGGCAGGCGGCTTCACCTGCCCGTGtctctccccaggctgctgatCGTCTACCCCTGGACCCAGAGGTTCTTCTCTGACTTCGGGAACCTGTCCAGCCCCACGGCCATCATCGGCAACCCCAAGGTGCGTGCCCATGGCAAGAAGGTGCTGACCTCCTTCGGGGAGGCCATCAAGAACCTGGACAACCTCAAGGGCACCTACTCCAAGCTGTCTGAGCTGCACTGCGACAAGCTGCACGTGGACCCCGAGAACTTCAGGGTGAGCTGTGCTTGCAGtcccagccaggcctggctgctgctctgtccagggacattcctggggctgctgggcaaCAATCCCCATGTAGCACCCAGGAGAGGTGATGGTTTGTACAAGGGTCTTTGCAATGGTGTCTGTGACTTTCTCCCTCAAAAGTCCATCTTTagtggcagcacagcacaagggAGGGGCAGGTATGGAGAGAACACCTGGAGGAGCCTGGTGTTACCTGCAGGAGTAACCTGGAGGTAACTGGTTACCTGGAGGAGATCTGGCTGGGGAACAGCCCCAGGGGAAGGTGCAGGATAAcctggctcagagcagagggaagctcagcagagcatttcaggaaatcccagctcccacagcaagACAGGCAGAACCAAGGAGCAGGGTCCTGCCTTGCCCAGGGGCATGGCAcactccctcctccccctccaacacttttcatttaaaaaggaTCATTCTCTGCATTTATGTctaaagacaaaaagaaaaagtgtttttcaggGTGGGTCTCAAGCCAAACCCAAATGCTTTAGCATTCCAAAAATGGGGAACTTGTTCGAGGttctttctttctggttttgttttattttcaagaatgAAACAAATACTGTTTTCCCAAAACCCAGAGCTGTCTGTGGAAGGACTGAGGActctgctgtggcagggagcagggagtgagCCATGCCCCtaagcagagctgaggaggaggagggtgcaGGGTGTGGGAGCCCTTCAGGAGGCCCATTCTGCCTCAGGGAGAAGTCAGGGGAGGAAAcctgtgggctgcaggaggggtctgggggagaCAGGGACTGCGGAGGGGGAAAATCGGCACAGAAACACCAGGGAGACAcaaaggagaagctgctggtgctgagagggttccagtgccagcagagccttGGTGACAGCGGGTCTGGCAGGTCAGCCCCAGCCGGGACAGCCcgagctgctggctctgctcgggggctggggctgagcagggcctggggctgagcagcagctcccagcagcactgacccacCTGTTCGTCTCTCCTCAGCtccttggggacatcctggTCATCGTCCTGGCGTCCCACTTGGGCAGGGATTTCacccctgtgtgccagggtgCCTGGCAGAAGCTCGTGGGTGTGGTGGCCCATGCTCTGGCCCACAAGTACCACTGACCACCCTggggccagccccagccccacgaGGAGCCCCTGACCCCAATGAACCCTCCAATGAACCCTCTGATGAACCCTCCAAGAAACCCTTCAATAAACCTGTCCATCAGCTCCTGTGcagtgtccgtgtgtccatgctgggcagggaggggctgggctggcctgggACTGCAGGGCCACCCACCAGTGAcccccaggctgggggctggggcagcccagggttccccagctctgcagggctcacaagatgctgcagagggactggggacaaggcctgcagggacagcacccagggaatggctgccagtgccagagggcagggctggatgggatcttggcaatgaggaattgttccctggcagggtgggcaggggctgggatggaattccatccctggatccctggcagtgcccaaggccaggctggacactggggacagtgggaggtgtccctgccatggcaggggtggcactgggtgggatttgaggtccctcccaacccaaaccagtctgggattttCATGGTGGGCTCCAGGAGGAGAGGTGCCATCTCCCACAACTGAGATTTCTGTAATTTAACACTTTCCCAAtgccttttcctccccattttgCCACAGAGCAATCCTCCTCTCCTGAGTTCTGCTCAGTCAGTGCTCTCTGCGTTGTTGTGGACGTTCCCTTCCTTTctgtcccaggcagcagcacgTGCAGCTCATTCATCAGTTTTGTGATGCTGTGGGAGCACAATCCATCATCCTGCTGGGCTGAACTTCCCACCATTCCTGAGCTGCATTCAGAGGGAC
This genomic interval carries:
- the LOC115902334 gene encoding hemoglobin subunit epsilon-like; translated protein: MVHWSAEEKQLITSVWAKVSVEECGAEALARLLIVYPWTQRFFSDFGNLSSPTAIIGNPKVRAHGKKVLTSFGEAIKNLDNLKGTYSKLSELHCDKLHVDPENFRLLGDILVIVLASHLGRDFTPVCQGAWQKLVGVVAHALAHKYH